The segment GGGAGGTGCTGAACGCGATCGACGCCGAACTCGCCGCTCGCGACACGTGGCAGGGCAAGCTGTACGCGGGCAGCCGAAACGGAGGCGTGTGATGGGCTTTTTATCCGTACTCAGCTTCGCGCAAAAACTGGTGGAAGAACGGCTCCACGCCGGGGGGACGGCCGTCGACGCCACCGTGGGGAACGGTGTCGACACGCTGTTCCTATGCAAGCGGGTAGGGCCCCGGGGAGCCGTCTACGGCTGCGACATCCAGCCGCAAGCGATCGAACGCGCCCGCCGCAGGCTCGCCGAAGGGTTGCCCGAGCCGCCGCGGACGCTTGATCTCCAATGCCGCAGCCATCACGAGCTGCGGGAATTGGTGCCCGCGGAGCATGCGGGCCGCGTCGACGCCGTGATGTTTAATCTCGGGTATTTGCCGGGATACGAGGACGAGTCCGGAGCCGCGCCCGTGATCACCGTGCCCGCCACGACTCTGCCCGCGCTCGAAGCGGCACTGGAGCTGCTGCGGCCGGGCGGCGTGCTGACGGTCGTTCTGTATCCCGGCCATGACGGCGGCGGCGAAGAAGCCGCAGCAGTCGAAGCGTGGGCATCGGCTTTGCCGCAAGAGCGCTGCCAGGCGTTGCGCTATCAATTTCAGAACCGCCGGGCGTCCGCGCCCTATTTGCTGGCCGTCGAGAAGCGGCGGTAAAAAGGAAGGACACGCCCGATCCATCCCCTAGCATCATATTCATGGAGAGGAACTGACTAGCCATGCAATGGTATCCGCTGTTGTTTCAACCCGAATTCAAAGAGCGCGTCTGGGGCGGCCGCAACCTGGAGCGATTCGGCTACCGGCTGCCCGAAGGCCGCATCGGCGAAGCGTGGACGATCGCCGATCATCCCAACGGTTCCAGC is part of the Paenibacillus thermoaerophilus genome and harbors:
- a CDS encoding class I SAM-dependent methyltransferase, with amino-acid sequence MGFLSVLSFAQKLVEERLHAGGTAVDATVGNGVDTLFLCKRVGPRGAVYGCDIQPQAIERARRRLAEGLPEPPRTLDLQCRSHHELRELVPAEHAGRVDAVMFNLGYLPGYEDESGAAPVITVPATTLPALEAALELLRPGGVLTVVLYPGHDGGGEEAAAVEAWASALPQERCQALRYQFQNRRASAPYLLAVEKRR